CGAGCTGGGCTGCCAGCCAATCGGCGCGCGATTCTGCGAAGCGCAACCCCTCCTGCGCGGCGCACCAGCGCGGCATGGTGACGCGCACCTCGCTGCCATCTGGGGCAAGGCGCAGCGTCAGCCGCTTTGCGCGCGGATGCCGCTTGATGGCGACCGGCAGCGTGGCCGCGCCCAGGTCGATCACCGGATCGGCGGTTCCCCTACGGAGCCAGTCGATCACGCCGGCCTGCCCATCATTCGTCGTCCCACGCCACGATGTGATGCTCTATCGGACCGGCCTCGTCCTCGCTGATGACGCGGCCCGCCACGCTGGCGCCGGCGGCGATCATCGCGTCCGTGCTGCCAGTCAGCAGGTGGTGCCATTCGGGCAGGTCGCGCCCTTCCGCGCGGCGGCGATAAGCGCAGCTTTCCGGCAGCCACGGCACACGCTCTACCAGTTTCAGCGTCAGTTGCAGGCAATCGGGCACCTTCGCCTTGCGATGGCGGTAATCCATGCACTGCGCGGTCTCACAATCGAGCAGGCGGCAGGCGACGTTGGTTTCCGCGATGGCGCCGGTATCCTCGTCCTCCAGCTTGTGCAGGCAGCACTTGCCACAGCCATCGCACAGCTTTTCCCATTCCGCAGCGTTCAGCGCGGCAAGGGGCAGCTTCCAGAAGCGGTCCCTCAGCGCACCCATTTCGCAAGGTCCGCAGCAACCGCTTCGCCCGAATTCTCAACCGCCAGCGTGGCGATGGGATTGCCCTGCGGATCGATCAGGTAAGCGGCGCGGCTGTGATCCATCAGGTACCCGCCTTCCGCATTCTCCTCACCCTTCCCATAGAAGACGGCATAGGCCTTCGCCGCGGCATCGACCTGCTCCGGCGTGCC
This genomic interval from Paraurantiacibacter namhicola contains the following:
- a CDS encoding YcgN family cysteine cluster protein, with product MGALRDRFWKLPLAALNAAEWEKLCDGCGKCCLHKLEDEDTGAIAETNVACRLLDCETAQCMDYRHRKAKVPDCLQLTLKLVERVPWLPESCAYRRRAEGRDLPEWHHLLTGSTDAMIAAGASVAGRVISEDEAGPIEHHIVAWDDE